In one Trichosurus vulpecula isolate mTriVul1 chromosome 8, mTriVul1.pri, whole genome shotgun sequence genomic region, the following are encoded:
- the LOC118829755 gene encoding olfactory receptor 4D5-like, whose product MNQTNANEVTEFVLLGLSSSSELQPVLFFLFLLLYFLTILGNGLIIITVTSDHHLHSIPMYFLLCNLSFQDLCYSTVTVPKMLSHLVTHHKTISFQGCIAQIFFFHFTGSTEIFILTIMAYDRYIAICRPLHYELIMSQHTCWVLAASSVLGGVIHSITQVVLILRLPFCGPNELDNFYCDIPQIIKLACTNTFVVGLLMVSNSGLVTLLCFIVLLISYTVLLVRIRNHLSEGKSKALSTCASHLMVVTLVFVPCVYIYARPFQTFPADKLVSILYTIITPMLNPLIYTLRNAEMKNAMRRMGRCLVVTECGYTDISYRNSPRRAIAAQQLNVSPFRTSFFISVVNHTW is encoded by the exons ATGAACCAGACAAATGCAAATGAAGTTACTGAGTTTGTTCTCCTAggactttcttcttcctcagagcTGCAACCTGtgcttttcttcctgtttctgcTGTTGTATTTCCTGACAATACTAGGAAATGGCCTCATTATCATCACAGTGACTTCTGATCATCACCTTCACTCAATCCCTATGTACTTTCTGCTCTGCAATCTCTCCTTCCAAGATCTTTGTTACTCTACTGTCACTGTACCCAAGATGCTATCCCACTTGGTCACACACCACAAAACAATTTCTTTCCAGGGCTGCATAGCCCagatatttttcttccatttcactgGAAGCACAGAGATATTCATTCTCACCATCATGGCATATGACCGCTACATAGCTATTTGCCGGCCTCTGCACTATGAACTTATCATGAGCCAACATACTTGCTGGGTCCTGGCAGCTTCATCAGTTCTGGGAGGGGTTATCCATTCCATTACACAGGTGGTGCTCATCTTACGTTTGCCTTTCTGTGGCCCAAATGAGTTAGACAACTTCTACTGTGATATTCCACAGATCATTAAATTGGCCTGCACAAATACCTTTGTGGTGGGCCTCCTGATGGTTTCCAACAGTGGCTTGGTCACACTTCTGTGCTTTATAGTGCTTCTCATCTCCTATACAGTCCTCCTCGTGAGAATAAGGAACCACTTGTCTGAGGGAAAGAGTAAAGCCCTCTCCACTTGTGCCTCACACCTGATGGTGGTGACTCTTGTGTTTGTGCCCTGTGTCTATATCTATGCCAGGCCCTTTCAGACATTTCCAGCAGATAAGTTGGTCTCCATCCTCTACACAATCATCACCCCAATGCTGAATCCACTTATCTATACCCTGAGGAATGCAGAGATGAAAAATGCCATGAGGAGGA TGGGAAGATGCCTGGTAGTGACTGAGTGTGGTTACACAGACATATCCTATAGAAACAGTCCCAGGAGGGCAATAGCAGCCCAGCAATTGAATGTGTCTCCTTTCAGAACTTCATTCTTTATCAGTGTAGTCAATCACACATGGTGA